The DNA window TTTCGCCTTTAATCTAATGTTATCATTTTATCTATAAAATCTCTATTTTTCCAGGGTAAAAATGTATCTGTGATTTCATGATGTTCCAAAGGGCATTGCTCTTCATTCTGAGTCATGACTCACGTGATGATTTGAGAATTATTCTAAATTAAATGCATCTGTCAGACAGCTTGGGTGTGAGAAATCCAAATGGTTGTAAACTTACAGCAGCAAAGGAGTAGGTGATCCCCAGCCATATGGTGGAGATGAGAGGGGGCACATAGGTGAAGGCCAGGAGTCCAAACACAGGCAGTGTGAGGACAGCACAGGACACAGCGAAGATGCCCCGTAGACCCACATAATCCTGTAATGAACAACAAAAAGGTTTGTTACCACTCATTTACTCACTTCTTATTACATCCTGCAACTTGTAGACAGTTTAGAAATAGATCCAGGTTATAGATACAGTACTTACTATAAGAATGCCCACACTGGCTGAGAGGACCAGTGAGCTGTCATAAACTGCACCGGCAATATAAGCTGCCTCCTTCTGACTGTAGCCACTGTACTTATCCTGAATGAATTTactggacagaaaaagaaaatggtatTTCAACACATAATTATTCTGTGTACACCATAGGATCACAATTTTGTCATGTCTGAGAATACATCCCAAAAGAATGTGGTTCTTCCCAAAAAGTTAAacaatatattgtgtgtgtgtgtgtgtatataaatatatatactgtatatattgtatatatattgtatatatatattgtgtatatattgtgtatatgtTACACAATGACATACATACCTAGCATCTGCAATGAATGGGAAAATACCATTGTAAAAGAACATGATGGTGAGAATCAATAACCAGTATCTTAGTGACAGGAGCTTCACATCCTGAATTCTCTAGACATAAAcatacacagaaaaacacataattAACTCCACAATAATCATTTCCTGAAAAACACAAGCTCAGACAAAGCTCATACCACTTTGCGAGACTCCTCTTGAATGGCGTCATCAAGACCCAACTGCTTCATTCCGATCTTGTCCAGGGTGCTGACAATAATGGCCGAAAGAAAGCTCAGCACACACAATAGTGCACCTAGAAGACAAAGCATAAATGGTCAAAATGgcataaagaaaacatttttatgatgtCAATTCAGTTGTGCTCTAAACGTACCACCCCAGAGTGTCCACTGCAAGCCGTATTTTTCTTCAAACCTCTGAGTGAGGAAAAAGTTCAGGACTGAACCAAGGCGAGAGAAAGCTATGGTGAGACCAAACGCCAACGCCAGCTCCTTCCCTTTGAACCAAAAGGCTGTGATGCGGTTCTGAACAACTGACGGGGAAACAAACAACACAGGATCTTAGGAATATTGTTTTGACAATGCTAATGTTATTAATATAGTAATCTTACTGGTCAGAGATCCATTGCCTGACCCAAACAGGAGTCGGCCTGTGAGCATGAGTGGCAACAGATAGGGAGTTCCTTTGAAGTGGGAGCCCAGTGCAAACAGAGAGgagcccaaaacacacaaagaagagaaaaagaacacTCCAACTGCAGAGACAACAGAGAGACAAATGACTTCTTACAAGTTATCACTAATTAATATCCTGAGGGAAcagactaaaataaaaatttattatgCAAACCTACATCGGTTTCCTAATTTGTCAACAAGAAACCCAGCCATGATCACCACTAAGGCATTCCTGTTGAGAGATGATGGCATCAGCTGCACTTGATATAATCAAGATATGTGTGTTGCAGTAGAGTCagcagagagtgtgtgtgtttgcttacgTCCAAGCATAGATTGCATAGAGAAGATTGTACTGCTGAGGGGTCATCCCCAATCCCAACACACAGTCAATGGTTCCATTGATCACTGTTGCATTGGGACATGTCAGGTTCTGTCAGGTGAAAGGAAGCCGGTTATAAAAATGTACAGAGCCACAAACTGAGAACAGGCTTTGGATTTAAGCTCATGATACCTCCCACTTACCCCTTGGAACTGTTCCTGTAAAACACTGGGGATGTCGAAGCAGAAGTAGGAGCCGAATGTCAGGAGACAGTTGAAGAACAGCACCACAAAGCGGTAATACACTGTAGAAATAACATAAAGAATGGATCATTGATGTTTCCTTGCAaattacattcttttttttactttaaaactcGGTTTTTACAACACTGACATTGTTTCAAGTAAAGCAGTAATACCTGTACCATGTTTGTTCACTGTCAGCAAAACAACTAGCAACTAGCgattaataaatgtaatgatgtgtgatatttaattgtttattgaATACTCCAGTAGTTTTTAGTGTGGAAGGAAAATCTGAGTAAATATAGTAAATATATATTCCAATGTAACATCTGTGTGTTAAAGGCAAACATCTGTTTACAAGCAAACATCTGTTTGCCTGTAACATGACGTTATAGTTAATGATTTAGGAGACAATTTATCATAATTTCACAGATACATAAACATAACAATCACAGCTAACTTCCTATTAGCTCTTTTAGCTTAAAATGCTGAGCTGGTCATTCAGTACCCAGTTTGTTCATCTACGGCCGCAGCTATTCTGACAACATAGGACACAGGCAGACATACCTTTCTCTGCCGGTTGAGTCATCGTGAACAAAAATGATGGaagctgtaaaaaaacaaacacctagAGTAATTACATCCGTTTCTGTTGTTTCCGTGGCTTTCTGGGCTGTTGGGGTCACGCTGGCTGCCCAGAATCCCGGACCTGTGACGTCCACACCGCCTCCGGCTACGGACCACAGGAGCGGTCTGGGGTGCGCTACAAATCTGCGCGCGcattcaagtgttttttttttgttttgttttttaaaaaaaagctttattgaCAGAGTAACTTTACACTCCTACGTTCGTACGACTCAGCTTTTTGGCTTTAATGAATCTACATTAAAGAGAGCGGCACGTATTTTTCATCACTTATTACTATTAATGTGAAATTTGATGTCTTTTTTGTGAAGAGTATAAACCTGTAAACAACATtcgaacttttttttaatgtattatttcTCATTAATAGTTGAACactgcttttttatttaaaacaatcattatttaatatttagcattaattgatattttttaaatgaaggagATATACATATTCAGGGCAGTCCATTTTagaattaaattatttacatttgcttttttttttttttgcttgttcatTTGGAATTACACAAAATTTTACTGATTTTCATTAAACTGAAGGCAATAAGATTAGAACATGTGCCGTGAAATATCTGGAGTAGTGGAACAATTTTTCCAGTCTCATTTTAACAGAATCCAGAGAACAATCCTTTTTGGGAAAGGCCATGTTGGATTTTGGacaagaatttatttatttcataaagtCTGCTGGCCCTGTCTGAATAGCTCGACATTCACAGGTTTACCTTCACGTTTTGTCAGTGATTTTGAAGTTTGACAATAGTTCTGTTGGAGGCTGAGGTTTATCACTAGAAGTGTTATTCTCCAGTAGCTAACAGGTCACTTTTGCATTCAACATCTGTGCTGGttctaaaaactttatttgttggttAGTACTtagtaacagcaaaaaaaatgaagtaatgTTCCACTTGTGTCCtaacacaaacttttttttgttgactcaGTTAAATGGAGTAGTTTATTCATTTagtttgaaatttatttcattttattatttttacagtttttgtaACAATGtcccaacaacaaacagcaTCCATAAGAACCAGTTGTGCAACTTATAACTCGGCATacttttcaaatgaaataaaataatttgtattaACAACTTTATTGAACAGAAGACTTAATCAGAAATCTAAATTAGCATATCTAACACCTTATGTAGCAATGCATTTCATTACAAAACAGAGGACTAAAGTTTAATCCATGAGTGAAATTAGTATCTAAAATGTGCATCTGGATAAGTGTGATAAATATAAAGGTGTGTAATATGTAACAATCCATTCAACAAAATATCAATGTCTTACAATCAAGGTATTAAAATACGTTTAAATAGCTTTTCAAATTCATCCAATCATGTAGCCGTAACAATTCAAtgaatgtcagtgtttcctcaCAGGGCAGTTAGGTATTAAAAACTCAACTGTCCATGGTCCAATATTTAACATGTTGGTTAAGAGTCCAAGCTTGAAGATAAATGCAGTAAGTCGTAGCGCCTCCTAGTGGGGGTATTTTGTATCCTGTTTAACTAAACTGAAGAATCTGAGTACAGTactatacagtacatgaacAACTGGACGACACCAAGAAAACATCTAGgcatcatctttattttctgatATTTCAGACCGAtcactgttaattttttttaaataaaattaaaaaatatcaataaaattacattatagTACCGGTATTCAAGTATAGAGtacataaatatacaaataacagacaaaaatatgtatttcactGTTTAACTATAGACAATAAATTGATGCTTCTTGGTTGTACGTatacctgattttttttccattatatcATCTGGTGGAGATGATAAATTTACACCTCTGCTGTAGCAACAACAATGTTATTAAATTGAGTTGTGCAAATACCCAAGTAGAATAATGTTATATATGATATACCAGGCAGCTATAATATAATGATTACCTGCCTCATGTAGTTTAGGAGCCACTTCTGCTTCCAAAAAAGCTCTAAGCCTTTGAGACGTGGACTCCACTAGACCTCTGAAGGTGTGGATGAATTTATCAACAGATTATTTAAGTTGTGAGCAGAGGGCTCCATAAAtcagatttgtttgttcagCACATCATACAGATGCTCAATTGGATTGAGATTAAGGAAATTTGGAAGCCATATCAGCACATCAAAACATTGCTGTATTCCTCAAACAATTACTGAACTATTTTTAGTTTTGTGGAAGGGCACACTGCCAAAGCATCACAATGCCTCTACCTCCTTCCCATAGTGCATCCTGGCGGCAGGTGTTCCCTAGGTAACCGTCACAGATACCCCTAATCACCCTAATTATAGAAAAGACCAGGCCCCAATCTTCCATTGCTTTGTGGTCTAGTTCTGATGCTCACATGTGTATCACTGGAACTCTTGATGGTGGAGAGAAGTCAGCAGGGATATCCTAACTGGTCTACAGACATGCAAGAAACTGTGATGCACTGTGAATTCTGAGAACTTTATATCAGAACCAGCTTTAACTTCTTCAACATTTTGAACTacagcagttcatctgttggagTAAACTACACTGGTTCATCCCCATGGGCATCAATGACCCGTGACCCTGTAGCTGGTTCACTCTTTTACTGCCTTAGGTCACTTTTGATTAATACTACCCATTTTCCCTTGATCTAACACATGGTTCAAGGTCAAAAGTTTCCCTTGCTACAAAATATATTCCAATAACTGCCATGATCATGAGATAATGAGTAATATTCCATTCACCTGTCTGTGGTCATAAGGATATGGCTGATCAgtctaaataaaatgattaagaGTCgacttttaaaactgaaaactcAAGAGTTGATAGAATGAGGACTGATCTCCTCTGCTGCCACATTCTCGTTTTGTTCTTCCTCTACTATGATAGGGATTTCTTCGTCTGAGTTCTGCTTTGCTTGTTCTGACCTCTTTGTTGTCTTGTTCAGGATCCCACCCTGTAGCAAAAACATGCACCATTTGAATAAATTAGGTTGACAAAATTTTATACAGACAATGTGTGAGACAACCTACCTGTCTGTAGTCGACAATGTTAAGAATCACTGAGGTGATGA is part of the Antennarius striatus isolate MH-2024 chromosome 21, ASM4005453v1, whole genome shotgun sequence genome and encodes:
- the LOC137588434 gene encoding lysosomal dipeptide transporter MFSD1-like is translated as MTQPAEKVYYRFVVLFFNCLLTFGSYFCFDIPSVLQEQFQGNLTCPNATVINGTIDCVLGLGMTPQQYNLLYAIYAWTNALVVIMAGFLVDKLGNRFGVFFFSSLCVLGSSLFALGSHFKGTPYLLPLMLTGRLLFGSGNGSLTIVQNRITAFWFKGKELALAFGLTIAFSRLGSVLNFFLTQRFEEKYGLQWTLWGGALLCVLSFLSAIIVSTLDKIGMKQLGLDDAIQEESRKVRIQDVKLLSLRYWLLILTIMFFYNGIFPFIADASKFIQDKYSGYSQKEAAYIAGAVYDSSLVLSASVGILIDYVGLRGIFAVSCAVLTLPVFGLLAFTYVPPLISTIWLGITYSFAAASMWPSIPLVVPQATLGTAMGLATSIQMIGVGVSNLVVGEILGTKSSQTKIPLWRWQRMMIFMLANTIACIITSALLNVVDHRQGGILNKTTKRSEEAKQNSDRETLIHEEEEENRDEEAEEIPPHSINAS